Genomic segment of Arachis hypogaea cultivar Tifrunner chromosome 11, arahy.Tifrunner.gnm2.J5K5, whole genome shotgun sequence:
CAATCgtggatgttagaatataattaggataaattgaaattgaatacaaagagaatcactctactttctacccaatttcttgacgcaataAGAAAGAACTCCTCAACTTAACTTACCAACACCATCGTTTGGAAATTGAATAGAAGGGAAagagactcctcaacctaacttgccAACACCATCATTTgaaaattgaatcgaagggactcctcaacttTCTACTCAATTTCCCGATATAACAAGAGAGGGACTcatcaacctcaattgtccacaccatggtttcatcacgaaaccaaaaaggggttttaaaacctctaaaaattcaatactataaagacgtaatatcctataataaatatttagatatgttaaataatgctaatttgatcctaattatattctaacagtgGAGATTAACCTCGACCAACCCTATATAACATAGCCGAGCAAAACAAATAAACACAACGAATACAAAACATACTACTCCTATTGAGAGACGACAGCAGCCCACATAATATTAGCTCTACCatttgattttcttgttcttaagGAAACTACTGACTTGAATGTCGGAGTCTTTTGTGCAGATTCCACGCCGAGGTCCAGAGCCCGAGGATGTCCCTTTGCAGAGTCACAGAAGTCTGGAAGGACGTTCCACTTACAAGCTATAAATCGAACGAATATCCTCCAatagaacatttggcgcccactaTGGGGCCATTGccccattttttttaatatttataacatCTCTGTACTCGccttgtactcttttttcttttcagggGCTGAAGCATGACAAACCGTTCAGAAACTCCGCAAGCCCACCGAACTAATGCCGACCTCTTAGCTGCTAATGCTGCTCTACTAGCGGAAAATCAACAGAAGACCGAACTGTTAGCAACAATGCAGAACAACGGCGAAGAAAAGAACGACAATAAGAAGGCAAACGCCGAACAACATGAGGAACATCAGTCAGAGTCCAATGCAAAGACTGGGGAAACACCCCCCAAAACAGGAAGACAACGAACCAATCCTTTTTCCGAAGAAATAATGAATTTCAAGAGGCCTAAAAATTTTACGCTCCCCATAACTTTGACACCATACAAGGGGATCAGAAATCTTAAAGTTCATGTCACAAAATTCGAATCTATGATGTTTCTCAATAGTGACTCCAATCCCATCTTGTGCCGATCTTTTCCAACTTTTTTAGATGGGCCCCCTACTATGGTTTTCTAACTTACCTGCAGGTTCTATATCCAACTTCGACGAATTCGCCAAGTTATTCATAAATCACTTTGCAGCATTCAAAATCTATGTGCAAGATTCGGATTACCTCAGAACAATCAAGCAAGGACAACACGAAAGCCTGAAAGATTACATGACACGCTTCAAAACAGCAGTCATGGAGATCCCTGACCTCAATCCAGAAGTGAAGTTGCACGCTATCAAGAGTGGTCTCCGACCTAGAAAATTCCAAGAAGCTATAGCTGTCGTGAAACCGAAGACATTGGAAGAATTCCGAGACAAAGCGACTGGTCAAATTGAAATAGAGGAGTTGCGCGAAACTCGAAGGAATGAAAGACCACCATTTCGGAAGGAAGAAGACAAGCCTTACAGGTCCCAGAATAAGGACCCTAAAAAACCTTTTAAACTAGCTCCGAAGTTTGATTCCTATACCAAGTTCAACACTAAAAGGGAGGACATCCTTAAAGAAATACTACACAACAAACTAATAAAGTTACCTAGCAGAGCCGGTTCGTACCAAGACCAGAGGTATATTGACAAGTCAAAGCACTGCGCTTTCCACCAAAAGTTCGGCCACACAACTAACGAATGCGTGATCGCGAAGGACCTTCTGAAAAGGTTGGCGAGACAGGGACACCTAGACAAATACATAAACAGCAGAGTTCGGCAGACCAAGCAGAACACGACCGACCTTCAACCAGAACAAAATCCGAGCACCACAGAGAACACCCGGTTCCAACCTCCACCGACGAGAGGAGTTATTAATTGTATATCTGGGGGATTTGCAGGTGGCAGACATACAAACTCAACGAGAAAACGCAGTTATAGAGCAATGTTAATGGTCTAGAAAGCAGAAAGAACGGCGATCTGGCCTCCAACCACCTATGCCTATCATATCATTTGAACAGTCTGACTACAAAGCAACAACCACCAATCTCGACGACTCCGTGGTCATCTCCATCCAAGCAGAAGACCTCCTAATTAAAAAAGTCCTACTCGACCCCAACATCAGTGTAGATGTCCTTTTCTATTCCACcttcaaaaaaataaaactagGAGAATTATAGTGTATAGATGAATGAGCATACAGAGATCCGTATATTCCCTCTGCTTTAGTTCGTGAGCGACACGTGATTATGGTATCGAGGCTGGGGGGAGGCGGCTTGACAAATTTGTCGCATAGGGGCCCTTGATGGCTGATGGCTGGCTTGAGGCAGCTCTTACGGGGACACATATAACGCCCGTGCAACGTAACGGTGGGTTGCTGTGGACCTCGTATTCCCTAAAGAATGGGCCCAATGATACGTTTTGTTGAGAGCGTTTGGTCCGTGTTAGTAGTGgactgaaaaatgatttattcaaGTCAAAAGTAAGGAAGTGGTggaaaaaaaaagagtgaaaaaaAACGCAGGAGGAAAATGGATCAAAAGAAAAACTCTCCTTATAGTAAAACTGCTAACCCGATGGGGTTAGCATAAGGTTATTCcaagactaaaaaaaaaaaaaaaaaagataaggttATTAGatgttgggtttgttggttttgAGTATAGTATTGAGGTGAGTATTGGGTGTTTTTAATGAGAAATAGTcaatgtaaaattaaaaattaaagaggGTTCAGGCTTTCGGGTTATTGCAGTTAATTGTTGAGGCCGAACCAAAAATTAAAGGAACTAGTTTTATCTCCCGTGCCAAGCacggaaattaaaattaaaattttaaataaatattattcaataagaatataaattaaattattttaaaataattgattatatagagatatattatataaataataatatttaatatgtaatttattaagagttaatttaatttttaattttttttaaaaaaatataatatgagaaaatagtaattttatttttttagttaacgaattatttgtatttttattatgtaattaatttaatgaataagttttattattactttcatactaaaaaaaatatcagcttatattattcttatatttaaattgaggtcaattaatttagtttttattttcattttaaattttacatttcAATTGGTGAACTCCAAACTTGATATGATTAAGCTTAAAGCAACTTATTTTTATATGCGATTCATCATTTATattctataaatatatattataaatattggtGCACTCTAAAAAatgctaatttaaatattaaggTCAGTTAACCTATCAGTTATgttcaattttaattattaaaaaatatttttaacaaaagacGTTTTAGTCATCTTTATCTGAGTGGTTTTCTTTTTAtataggacatcttttgattctattaaatacaaaaatagcaAATAGTTTCATCTCTGAATTTAGAGATAATTACACTCAGGGACGGATCTATGTATTTGGTTGTGGGGCAACCGCTcccactacaatttgaaatttttttgagtaatatatgataataatatttatttgttccACTAAATtgttaaatttgaccccacaataattttttattcaatttttgatactacataatcaatttaaaaatttcatattagatgtcattagaatgatcaattatcaatttaaataaaatttatgttttttttagaaattgacttaaaagagtattatttatcttttttatattagttttaattatttttgtaacaACTGCATTAATTGAAaaaactttttcaactatgaatctcAATAAGAGTTGGCTTCTAATTGTATGAGAAGTAAATTTCTAAATAAGCATttactgatatatatatatataaaatactacACATTCAAGTCTTTTTATGAATTAAGCATAACCAAGTTAAACAATAAGACTTAAAATAATGCTAGTCATAATTGATTTTTGTTATCTTAGATTAATTTGGTTGGacttatttaacaaaaaaaaatacttgaatgTGTAGTATTATTCTATATAAAAAGAAAGATATTTTGATTGtattattaagaaaaagattactcaatttttttaaaatataaaatctaaataataaaattctaaattatgtgttattatttaaattattattttaatattttaatttgtaaattaaatattttaaagactAATCATATTATATGTACATAGAAAATAACCACCTATatacatattgaaataaaaaatacatattaaaaataaattaaataatacatgtatttatatacaaatatataatgattaatgaatattttgatagttgatttttatgtatatataatatttttattataaaaattattattatattatatatattttgcccctactatcaaaattttttggatccgTCACTGATTACACTCTCCTCTCCTGCGAGATGTTAAAATGAGACTcccctcccctctattttatGAATGTATATTAccctcccttctaacttttaaaaaacatcctctttgatatattttaaactttttgtgttaactaatgttaactttatttattttttaaggaaaaaaataatttataaaaaaatacccattagtaaaaattttatttatgatcattaaattttgcttacgaaaatattctttaataaataattcttttattgattacattgtattttttaaaaaacttaataattaaataattttttgtaaaaaatactcTTCAGTAAtttcttaattaataaattataactttaccaaaatttttgttatcaattattttatattttattattaatttttcgatatctatatatattattttatcattaaataaaaaattttagtaagattattttttactATCAACATAtaataattgttatacatattaacagtggtaagatttttttatttactattacaataatatttattgatataaaaaaattaatagtaaaatataaaattaattattaacaaaaattttggtaaaatcacaatttaataattaaaaaattattgaagggtaggtatcttagaaaaaaataatataattattaatttcttaaaaagtattttaataaaaatacaatttaatcaataaaaaaataatttattaaaagactattttggtaagcaaaatttaatgataatcaataaaatttttgctaatgggtattttttcaaaaaataattttctcttcgtaaaaaatgaataaagttaatattagttaacacaaaaaatttaaaatatattaaagagtaggttttttaaaagttaaaaggaagaaaaatgtacatttataaaataaaagggaGGAAAGTATAATTTTAGCATCTCGCAAGAGAGTGGAGTGAAATTTTCTATTGAATTTATTGTAACATACTCTCTAAGAATTTTacgtgttattattattattattattattattattattattattattattattattattattattattatcgagtAATAATAATCTTATTGTGTCATGTGATAACGTTGATGTTTTAGTCGTTGCTCATTGTTTCTTCAGAACCAGGCCCTATAGCAATAATCTTGGTGGACGCTGCTAGGGTATTTTTGGATGATAGGAGAAGACTGACCCACATCAACAACTAGAGTGGTTATCCCATTTTTTTTTGGAACAAACCTGAAGGCCCAACAAGCGCTAACGGAACCCTCTAAAATGAGAACTTCGTTCTAAATCGTGCACTCCAGCCGGCTGACCCGGCCCTTTGATCTGCCTCCTCAGCTTCTTCAGAGTTACCTGCTTTCAACCATACATAAACAACACGTGTCCACAGCagatttaataaaaacaaaaatcagtAAATATGTACGAATATGCATATTTACACTAGATGAACCCATAAAACTAACCGCAAGTACAATGCAGCCATCCTCAGGAGAACTGGTGAGGTTCTCAAATGACTAAAATATAGGTGAGTGGTTGTCAAATGACTAAAATGTATAAGCCTATTACCTATAAGGGAAGAACCGAAGAAGGGAACCCATGCCAAATGCCATTGATTTTCGTTTTTGGGCACTAGGATATTCATCAGGTGGAAACTCTAACTCTTTAGGTACTGTAGAAGCACAAAGTAAATAATTATCCCAAAAAAATaagtttcatttcttttttttaaaatgtaatcaaatttaaaaaagatgATTAAAAGACACAAATCCTTATTCATATGTATAAATGCTTTTGATTTCAGTTTTTCATTTtacgttttttttattatttggaaacgagtttttcattttattttattattttttttggtcagatgagttttttttaatcaaatctgGGCCGTAACagcaaagagaacaaacaacaaAGAATGGgctaaaattcaataaaattagaaattacaCTATATATATCCAATAAAGAAAGCATCTTCATTATCCAAAAACATAAATTCCTCAAAAtaccaaaaacaaagaaaaaacttCCTCATGGTCTCATGGAAACCTTATATGTTTTTTGTTTCAtttgcatttttcttcttctgttttattttcttctatttctcttctttatttttttattaaagttttgaaaaatataaaaataaataaataaagaagataagATGTGTAAACGGAGaaggaagaacaaaagaaaaaacataaaaaaaaaagacagagatggaaaagaagacataaaaaaaataaaataaaaagacacgTAAACTCTATTAAAAAAATACGAACATAATAGAACTTTGGATTTAGTTACTAAAAAAATTGTTCCCCATCATTTCTGATAAACTTAGGAGTATAATGCTTACTGTTTTACaaatcttcaataattttttaaaaatttattttcaaaacataatctttattatttttcagTAAATTTTTGGTAAATATCCAATCAACTGTTTGACCACTTTTACAAAAAGAAACTATACACTCTTAGAGTCATataatcataattatttttttattaatatagcatattatatatatatatatatatatatatatatatatatatatataaattgatttTACACTCACggcatattaaaattaaatttcttaAAATGACCAACCAGACATAACAATTCATTTTTTATAAGATATCTTAACAattcaaataatttttatgtttttacaaAAAGTCATATCGTCttggacaaaaaaaaaagttgtcattttttttaaaggtcaaaggatttattttttaaataaaagacacTTGAATATGTGATTTAACACGGTAAACTAACAAAGggataattatatttttcatttttgttaaaataaaggGGAAAAAAAGGTGATGATGTGAAAAGAAAGGGTGTGTGTTTTGAGAAGCGGCCCACTGCatgtgagtgagagagagaagatGACAAGTGGGAAGGATGGGTGTGTGGGAAGTGTACACAATGGTGTCTCTACTCATGTCCACTTCCTGTTCCCTGCAAAACCGACTTCTTCCCACTCATTATTCCCAGCTCAATCAATGGTTCTTGTCCTAACAAAAATTATGTTTGCATTCAATTACACTCAACTAATGTGACATGTCTCACCACATTGCTCCTATCTTGTGTCCACATTCTTGGCATCTCCATCTCTGCAAATATACTTGCAGTTACTACCTTACAAATATAACCGATTATCTAGGAATTCAATTCCGATGCTTTCAACTACAGTTAATTAATAAGTACTAGCCGATCTTGACATATTTCCTTTTCTGCCTCCAACTATGGTTAATTGTGTTTAATAATTAATAGATTGTTTCGTGTTAATTCAATACGGTTAATCTTCATTTTCATAGCTAGGTGTAAATAAACGTGTTAGTCATTTTAGtttcaataaattttattgagctaaattattaatttaattcgcGTTAAGAAGTTGAATGTTAAAAGTATTTGAATACtatataaatcttaaaaattttgtatgcaatataaaatataaaaaatggtaATTGTACATTGTTAtaatataattaagagtaataaAGATGAATTagcattaattatatttatttagtatattcatatatttatgataagatattatgtttttattattttgattcttctattatctatatatatttttgtatattgtaTCATGAACAACACACTCAATAATGTacaatcatttttttttaaattattcttttgtttttaacaTAGTATCAAGAGcacaatttttttctataaaaaattaattcatagTCCCTTGTTCTCTCTTCTTGTAatgttttgtttctatttttcgcTCACCTTTTTCGATGCTGTGCTTCGTTACTGACCATTTTATTGTCTTTATCTCGTCGTTACGAGTCCAACAAACCTACTCTGTCGCTAGAAACTTCCTGAAGCACCGCCGCAAGTCCTTGTCCgttactatttttttttccttttccaaaTGCATCTAACGTCATTGGATTCGCCGCCATATCAACAGTTCAGAAGCTCTCCATGTGTCGCTACTCGCATCTCCCATCAATTCTCGCCCAACCCACGTCTAGACCCGATTCGACCCATTTTATTGACCCGCACGCTAGCTCCGCTAAGTCAACGTGACGTGTTCTCCTTATCCATTCAGGTGCTGCCACGTGTCTTTCATTGACTGacatggcaactaacgtggcacATAGTTAGACCCCtcctaaaatttttttgtgagttTTTTCTGATTTTGCCttcttttttctcattctttGCTCCGATCTTGCAGTTTCTTCTCTCTTTTAATCTCATTATCTACTATTATGAAAAAATCGGATATTTTTCAGCCTATTCCTGTTATTCTTAATGGCTCCAACTATGCTCATTGGGTTGAAGTCATGAGAGAATTTCTTAAAGAATGCAAATTATGGTGCTATGTGACTGGTGATATTATTTGTCCTGTTAAGCCAACTGTGACAGAGAAATCAAAAGATGAGACTTCCAAATCCAAAGAGGATGCTAATGACGATTTTGCAGAAAAATTAGAAGGTCGGAATAATAAAAACCACCAGATTATCACTTGGTTTTGCAACACTTCTACTCCAAGAACTTATCTACAATTTGGGTGTTTTGAAACTGCTAAAGAGGTATGGGATAATTTAGCAAAATGTTATACTATTTTTGATCTCTCCCATCAGTACCAACTGCTAAAGGAGATTCATAGCTTTAAGCAAGAACGTAGACAagcaatttttaattttcttgctcaaataaaaattatttgggATCAATTGATGACCCCCTATGAGCCTATTCTTAAAGATGCAACTGATGCTAAGGTATATGAGGATTATCAGTTTATCACAACCGAACGCATCTCATACAGTTCCTCATGGCTCTTACTGATGATTACGAACCGGTTAGAGCTTCGCTTCTTCATCAGAATCCCTTGCCTAGCCTTTGAGATGCACTTCTTTATCTTAAGTCTAAAGAATCGCGCCTGGGATTGACTCGTTCTAAGAGTGAAACTGTCTTTGCAGCCAAGATAGAAAGGGTAAATTTTGTCAAAACTGTAACTATTCTTGGCACCTCTTCTTAGACTATCCTTCTATTAAATGTCGAAAATATAAACGGAAATGTCACATTGGCTCCAATTTTCCAAAACTATTCTGCCATTATTGCAAGCTCTTGGGACATTTGATTACTGTCTGTCCTACTCGCCCACCATGTTCAAATCAAAACAAGTATTAATCTCATCCCAACTACTCTAAGAATGTGTCTGCTTTTACTGTTGTTGCTGCTACTGAATCAACCTACCTTATGTCTCTCCATTCGACATTGAGTCTCTTCTTAAGCAACTTCTCTCTTTTACTGGTAACACCTTTGCTGCTCTTTCGACTCATCCAGGTAATTGTAAATAGTATTTTGATTCTGATtactttaatcacatgtctccttTACGTCATCTTTTTTCATCTTTGTCTACCACTACAAATACACCTTCTGTCAACACTGCTAATGGTTCCCTCTTGCATGCGACAAATAAGGGTTTTATTTCACAGTCAAATCTTAATCTCCCTGAtacttattttgtttcaaaattgaACTTTAATCTTATCTCttttggtcaacttgttgatctcgGTTTTGATGCCAATTTTTTATTTCTGGTTGTCGTGTGCAGGATCGTTGGACGGGACAAATCATTGAAATTGGATATAAAGTCAGAAGATTGTTTGAGCTCGAGAATCTTTATGTTGCTTCTATGTCAAATCTCTGTGCTGTTTCTTCTCCATCTATACTTTACTTATGGCATCACCGTCTTGCTCTTGCCTACAGCTCTTAGGAAATTGCCTCCTCTTTCGGGTGTTTTAGGTCAAGTTAATAATGAGTCTTTTGATTGTATTTCTTATCAAACTGCAAAACAACCAGTTTTATCTTTTcataataattcatttcttgcttactctccttttgatcttattcactctgatgtttggaGTCCCCCTCCCACCGCTTCTATGAAAGGGGCTCGATATTTTGTAGTATTTATTGATAATTATTCatgttttacttgggtttatttgatgactaatcgtcATGAGCTGCCTCAACTTTATGTTaactttgctactatgattaaaactcagttttccaaggtcattaaaATCTTCCGACGCGATAATGGTATAGAATATCGTGActccaaacttttaaattttctcgCTGAATagggtactttgtctgagttttcttaTCTTGGTACCTCTCGACAAAACGGAAGAGCCGAATGTAAACACCGTCACATTTTTTACTATGTTCATGCAATGCTTTTTTCTTCTTCGTGTCttgagcgtacttggggtgaagctatTCTCACTGTTGTTCATATTATCAATAGAATTCCTTCTTCTATCCTTGATAACACTACTCTCTTTGAGTATCTTATCATATTTCTCCACATTACGACTCTCTTTGTGTTTTTGGTGGTGTCTGTTTTGTCCTTCTTTAACCTCATGAACATAATAAACTTAAACCTCGGACTCGAATGTattgttttcttggttatggcactgaacacaaaTGTTATCATTGTTGAGATCTTATCTCTCgacgtattcgtatatctcgtcatgttgtattgtgggagcatcacatgttttctAGTTTCTCCTCTTTTGAGTCCATTCCTTCTACTCAGTCACTATTTTTCACTAACCCCaaatgttgatctttttcctagtgataATACTATAGGTTCTATCTCAAGTCAACCTCTCGAGCCTCCTACTCTTCTGCCTTCTCTATCTTCCGATGATTTCAGACCGGACGATGATC
This window contains:
- the LOC112721088 gene encoding uncharacterized protein; translation: MTNRSETPQAHRTNADLLAANAALLAENQQKTELLATMQNNGEEKNDNKKANAEQHEEHQSESNAKTGETPPKTGRQRTNPFSEEIMNFKRPKNFTLPITLTPYKGIRNLKVHVTKFESMMFLNSSISNFDEFAKLFINHFAAFKIYVQDSDYLRTIKQGQHESLKDYMTRFKTAVMEIPDLNPEVKLHAIKSGLRPRKFQEAIAVVKPKTLEEFRDKATGQIEIEELRETRRNERPPFRKEEDKPYRSQNKDPKKPFKLAPKFDSYTKFNTKREDILKEILHNKLIKLPSRAGSYQDQRYIDKSKHCAFHQKFGHTTNECVIAKDLLKRLARQGHLDKYINSRVRQTKQNTTDLQPEQNPSTTENTRFQPPPTRGVINCISGGFAGGRHTNSTRKRSYRAMLMV